One genomic window of Pueribacillus theae includes the following:
- a CDS encoding DUF402 domain-containing protein: MNNWDIANIQVCDKVTERKIRYDTTTEEHSCILLEAKSQNIVLFHKIAASFAMITNQNKLTIPKGSYTLAYYWKNRPFNLYIWRDKNGNYLGSYFNIVKNTCLADNLLSFEDLIIDVLVFPNGHYFILDEDELSEPLAQFENGFVQQALHSLIDMIDLLLPQTISEAEKNFKHEKILPLLQIAEQG, encoded by the coding sequence ATGAACAATTGGGATATAGCAAACATTCAAGTTTGCGATAAAGTAACAGAAAGAAAAATACGTTATGATACTACAACAGAGGAACATAGCTGTATTCTGTTAGAAGCAAAAAGTCAAAATATCGTACTTTTTCATAAAATAGCGGCTTCATTTGCGATGATAACAAACCAAAATAAGCTAACCATTCCTAAAGGCAGTTATACATTGGCGTATTACTGGAAAAATCGCCCGTTTAATTTATACATTTGGAGAGATAAGAATGGAAATTATTTAGGTTCCTATTTTAATATCGTAAAAAATACATGTTTAGCAGATAATTTGCTATCCTTTGAGGATTTAATTATTGATGTTTTGGTTTTTCCTAATGGACATTACTTTATATTAGACGAAGATGAATTATCTGAGCCATTAGCTCAATTTGAGAATGGCTTTGTCCAACAAGCTCTACACTCACTAATTGATATGATTGATCTTCTTCTTCCTCAAACTATTTCAGAGGCCGAAAAAAATTTTAAACATGAGAAAATCCTTCCTTTGCTACAGATTGCAGAACAGGGCTAG
- a CDS encoding response regulator transcription factor: MTKILIVDDDPHIRELVGLLLKDEGFSVCEASDGVEALTTLESIKVDLVILDIMMPNMDGWELCHELREFYDFPLLMLTAKRETSQKLKGFDMGTDDYLVKPFEPLELVARVKALLKRYHISISQTVQVGGLSLNRKTYEVIYHGSQIMLPLKEFELLFQLASYPGKTFTREQLIEKIWGYDYEGDERTVDVHIKRLRGRFSDQEYDFQITTVRGLGYRLEIKS, from the coding sequence ATGACAAAAATCCTGATTGTTGACGATGATCCACATATTCGAGAATTAGTCGGGCTGCTCCTTAAGGACGAAGGGTTCAGTGTTTGTGAAGCTTCCGATGGTGTGGAGGCACTTACAACACTTGAATCAATCAAAGTAGATCTGGTAATTCTAGATATCATGATGCCGAATATGGATGGTTGGGAATTATGCCATGAGCTAAGGGAATTTTATGACTTTCCGTTGCTTATGCTTACTGCCAAAAGAGAAACATCACAGAAATTAAAAGGTTTTGACATGGGAACGGATGATTATCTCGTTAAGCCGTTTGAACCATTGGAGCTTGTTGCTCGGGTAAAAGCGTTATTAAAACGTTACCATATCTCAATCTCTCAAACCGTGCAAGTCGGCGGTTTGAGCCTGAATCGAAAAACGTATGAAGTCATCTATCACGGCAGTCAGATTATGTTGCCGTTAAAGGAATTTGAGCTCCTATTTCAGTTAGCCAGTTATCCCGGAAAGACATTTACGCGAGAACAATTAATCGAAAAAATTTGGGGCTATGATTATGAAGGTGATGAACGAACTGTTGACGTTCATATTAAGCGGCTTCGCGGGCGATTTTCGGATCAAGAATATGATTTCCAAATTACCACCGTTCGTGGATTGGGATATCGACTGGAGATAAAATCGTGA
- a CDS encoding DinB family protein: MKRMYKHLNWANQRILEALQQLEHDNREARRLFSHILYSEQVWLSRLQGKDSSQLPIWGEVEIEVCEEMVKKNEESFAAFLADLDKTDLDQFISYKNSKGEEFNTSIRDVLTHVALHGQHHRGQINAQLRANHVEPVNTDFITFVR, from the coding sequence ATGAAAAGGATGTATAAACATTTAAATTGGGCTAATCAGCGTATACTTGAGGCCTTGCAACAGCTTGAACATGACAATCGTGAGGCAAGACGTTTATTTTCACATATCCTTTATTCAGAACAAGTATGGTTAAGCAGATTACAAGGAAAGGACAGTTCACAGCTACCTATTTGGGGAGAAGTTGAAATAGAAGTTTGTGAAGAAATGGTTAAAAAAAATGAAGAAAGCTTTGCAGCATTTCTCGCCGATTTAGACAAAACTGACTTAGATCAATTCATAAGCTATAAAAATAGCAAAGGTGAAGAGTTTAATACTTCTATTCGAGATGTTCTAACCCATGTCGCGCTTCATGGTCAGCATCATAGAGGACAAATTAATGCACAACTTCGAGCGAATCATGTTGAACCCGTTAATACGGATTTTATCACATTTGTGAGATAA